In the genome of Candoia aspera isolate rCanAsp1 chromosome 1, rCanAsp1.hap2, whole genome shotgun sequence, one region contains:
- the AHSA1 gene encoding activator of 90 kDa heat shock protein ATPase homolog 1: protein MAKWGEGDPRWIVEQRADATNVNNWHWTERDASNWSSEKLKTLFLAVRVENAEGTCEVTEVSNLDGEASINNRKGKLIFFYEWNIRLAWKGTSKTGVKYKGHVEIPNLSDENDIDEIEINVSLAKDEPDTNLLLLMKQEGVKQISNAMTTYISTLKTEFTQGMILPTVNGEQSEPQHHPVRKADEHKVAEQDAGNTSASKSVGVKIPTCKINLKDIFLTSPEELYRVFITQEMVQAFTHSPAVVEADKGGKFQLLNGSVTGEFTELVSAKQIAMKWRFKSWPEGHFATIVLAFADKGGETEVCLEGKGIPASEEERTKEGWQRYYFEGIKQTFGYGAHLF, encoded by the exons gACTGAAAGAGATGCGTCTAACTGGTCATCAGAGAAGCTGAAAACACTGTTTCTGGCTGTTAGAGTAGAGAATGCGGAGGGGACTTGTGAAGTGACAGAAGTAAGCAATTTAGATGGGGAAGCCTCCATCAACAACCgcaaaggaaaactgattttCTTCTATGAATGGAACATCAGGTTGGCTTGGAAAG GTACCTCAAAAACAGGTGTAAAATATAAAGGACATGTGGAGATTCCCAATCTTTCAGATGAAAATGATATTGATGAAATTGAG ATCAATGTTAGTCTCGCAAAAGATGAACCAGATACAAACCTGCTACTCTTGATGAAGCAAGAAGGTGTAAAGCAGATCAGCAATGCTATGACAACTTATATCAGCACTCTTAAAACAG aatttACCCAAGGCATGATTTTGCCTACCGTAAATGGCGAACAGTCAGAGCCACAGCATCATCCTGTGCGTAAAGCAGACGAGCACAAG GTTGCTGAACAGGATGCTGGCAATACTTCTGCATCTAAATCAGTAGGAGTTAAGATTCCTACCTGCAAGATAAATTTGAAGGATATTTTCCTGACGTCTCCAGAGGAGCTCTATAGAGTGTTCATTACCCAAGAG ATGGTCCAAGCTTTCACTCACTCACCTGCTGTTGTGGAGGCTGACAAAGGAGGAAAATTCCAGCTGTTAAATGGGAGTGTCACTGGCGAGTTCACTGAACTA gTTTCTGCAAAGCAGATTGCTATGAAATGGAGATTTAAGTCCTGGCCAGAGG GACACTTCGCAACGATCGTACTGGCCTTTGCTGACAAGGGTGGTGAAACAGAAGTCTGCCTAGAAGGGAAGGGCATCCCAGCCAGTGAAGAAGAGAGAACAAAAGAGGGCTGGCAACGTTACTACTTTGAGGGCATTAAACAGACGTTTGGCTATGGAGCCCATTTGTTTTAA